In Lonchura striata isolate bLonStr1 chromosome 2, bLonStr1.mat, whole genome shotgun sequence, a single genomic region encodes these proteins:
- the LOC110480822 gene encoding taste receptor type 2 member 40 has product MMTPFGVLFLSVAIIESLAGILGNGIILAASSSTCIGSKTWPSYDMIVISLSSSKLIFQSWNTLDFLISIFSEPYFYNENLLTVTKVIFTLLSYSSLWFGAWLSVFYCIKVASFTQHFFIWLKLRIARLVPWMLLTSWLCSFTAALPFAWDVYSVHENITALLPMTNSSARRTTWNDSLSLLILLCNASIGLPLMLSVVSNILLIRSLWIHTRHMQNNASGFGDPSLEAHMKAIKSVFSFLILYILFFICVLIIVFNAFLPLSNGDSIFVVLMAACPTAHTFVLIWSNPKFQELPARIWQHIKCHVRTASM; this is encoded by the coding sequence ATGATGACACCTTTTGGTGTCCTTTTCCTGTCAGTTGCTATAATTGAATCCCTGGCAGGAATTCTTGGAAATGGAATTATATTGGCTGCCAGTTCATCGACCTGCATTGGGAGCAAGACATGGCCCTCATATGATATGATTGTGATTTCACTGAGTtcatctaaattaatttttcagtcaTGGAATACACTGGATTTCTTAATAAGTATATTTTCTGAACCCTACTTTTATAATGAAAACCTGCTAACAGTTACCAAGGTAATTTTTACGCTTCTGAGCTACTCCAGCCTCTGGTTTGGAGCCTGGCTTAGTGTCTTCTATTGTATCAAGGTTGCCAGTTTTACACAGCATTTCTTCATCTGGCTGAAGCTAAGAATTGCCAGGCTGGTGCCCTGGATGCTGCTCACATCATGGCTCTGCTCCTTCACAGCTGCACTTCCCTTTGCCTGGGATGTCTACAGCGTGCACGAGAACATCACTGCTCTTCTACCCATGACAAACTCTTCAGCAAGGAGAACCACATGGAATGACAGTTTGAGTTTATTAATTCTCCTCTGTAATGCCAGTATTGGTCTGCCTTTAATGTTGTCTGTTGTTTCAAATATCCTGTTGATTCGGTCTCTGTGGATACACACTAGACACATGCAAAATAATGCAAGTGGCTTTGGGGATCCCAGCTTAGAGGCCCATATGAAAGCCATCAAGtcagttttttccttccttatcCTTTAcatcttattttttatttgtgtgcTTATCATTGTATTCAATGCTTTTTTACCTTTAAGCAATGGAGATTCAATCTTTGTGGTTTTAATGGCTGCCTGCCCTACAGCACACACATTCGTCTTAATTTGGAGCAATCCAAAATTTCAAGAGTTGCCAGCGAGGATTTGGCAACACATTAAGTGTCATGTCAGAACTGCTTCCATGTAA